One candidate division WOR-3 bacterium genomic window carries:
- a CDS encoding TspO/MBR family protein has protein sequence MTLGAGFIGSLATRQSVSTWYATINKPPISPPSWLFGPVWTVLFILMGIAFYLVWNKGLSLTPVKTAIIIFLIQLVLNVVWSFLFFGLRSPLYAFIEIIILWIAILLTIIYFFKVSYVAGYLLIPYILWVSFASILNGWIAVLN, from the coding sequence TTGACACTTGGCGCTGGGTTTATTGGTTCGCTGGCGACAAGACAATCAGTCTCCACCTGGTATGCAACGATAAATAAGCCACCGATAAGCCCGCCAAGCTGGTTGTTTGGTCCGGTCTGGACTGTGCTGTTTATTCTTATGGGCATTGCATTTTATCTTGTCTGGAATAAGGGACTCTCTTTGACACCCGTAAAGACCGCTATTATCATTTTTTTAATACAGCTGGTTCTTAATGTCGTCTGGTCTTTTCTCTTTTTCGGATTGCGTTCTCCATTATATGCATTTATTGAGATTATCATACTTTGGATTGCTATTCTGCTTACGATAATTTATTTCTTCAAGGTTTCATATGTAGCCGGCTACCTGTTGATACCGTACATTCTCTGGGTCAGTTTTGCATCCATCTTAAATGGGTGGATTGCAGTGTTGAATTGA
- a CDS encoding aldo/keto reductase — MIYRDFGKTGVKISQLGFGCMRFPLLDENDFKSINKPEAAKILYYAIDNGINYLDTAYGYHSGESEVFLGEVLKPEYRKKIYLATKLPVYLVKEKGDSEKYLNEQLTKLKTETIDMYLLHGLSKDSWQTVQKFDILKFLDDTLKKGKIRFAGFSFHDELPLFKEIINAYPWSFCLLHINYVDNDIQAGIKGLEYAYSKGLGVIIMEPLRGGKLARNVPEEVLNIIANSKFKQTPAEFAFRYLYNRPEVSCVLSGMSTIEQVKQNIEFASVEHRDTLTEDELKLYEQAKKFFKSRTKINCTGCNYCSDCPQKIPILFIFEIYNDAYMYNAFDESKWMYKNFIKDERKADKCTECGQCEERCPQKIGIINELKNAHTALKESG; from the coding sequence ATGATATATCGTGATTTTGGTAAAACAGGTGTAAAAATCTCACAACTCGGTTTTGGTTGTATGAGATTCCCACTTCTTGATGAAAATGACTTTAAATCAATCAACAAACCCGAAGCAGCAAAAATTTTGTATTATGCGATTGATAATGGCATAAATTATCTTGATACCGCCTACGGTTATCATTCAGGTGAGAGTGAGGTATTCTTGGGTGAAGTTTTGAAGCCAGAATATCGCAAGAAAATCTACCTTGCGACCAAATTGCCTGTCTATCTTGTGAAAGAAAAAGGTGATTCTGAAAAGTATCTTAATGAGCAACTCACGAAACTAAAGACCGAGACAATAGATATGTATCTCTTGCACGGCTTAAGTAAAGACTCCTGGCAGACCGTTCAGAAATTTGATATATTGAAATTTCTTGATGATACATTGAAAAAAGGCAAAATAAGGTTCGCTGGTTTCTCATTCCACGATGAATTGCCGCTATTTAAAGAAATTATTAATGCCTATCCCTGGTCATTCTGTTTGCTACATATCAATTATGTTGATAATGATATTCAAGCAGGAATAAAGGGTCTTGAATATGCGTATAGCAAGGGCCTTGGTGTAATTATTATGGAACCTCTGCGTGGTGGTAAACTTGCGCGGAATGTGCCTGAAGAAGTATTAAATATCATTGCCAACTCAAAATTCAAACAGACACCTGCAGAATTTGCATTTAGATATTTATACAATCGGCCTGAGGTCTCCTGTGTGTTAAGTGGAATGAGCACGATTGAACAGGTCAAACAGAACATTGAATTTGCATCAGTAGAGCACAGAGATACACTCACCGAAGATGAGTTGAAATTGTATGAACAGGCAAAAAAATTTTTCAAATCGCGCACGAAAATCAATTGTACAGGTTGTAACTATTGTTCAGATTGTCCGCAGAAAATTCCGATTTTATTTATCTTTGAGATATATAACGATGCCTATATGTATAATGCTTTTGATGAATCAAAATGGATGTACAAAAATTTCATCAAAGATGAAAGAAAGGCAGATAAATGTACTGAATGCGGACAATGTGAAGAACGCTGCCCGCAGAAAATAGGAATAATTAACGAATTAAAAAATGCTCATACGGCCTTGAAAGAAAGTGGATAA
- a CDS encoding DNA methyltransferase — MGTWHKIIIGDARWMKEVPDESVHLIITSPPYWQLKDYGNGKQIGFNDTYEEYINNLNLVWSECRRVLHKGCRLCINIGDQFARSVYYGRYKVIPIRTEIIKFCESAGFDYMGAIIWQKVTTCHTTGGATVMGSYPYPRNGILKLDYEFILIFKKYGSPPKVSKEIKEKSKLTDEEWNQYFTGHWNFPGEKQDKHLAMFPEELPRRLIKMFSFVGDTILDPFLGSGTTSLAARKLNRNSIGYEINEDFLPIIKEKLGINQKTMFEDATFEIIKQKEIKTDFKEAIKKLPYIFKDPIKFDKKVDPKKLRFGSKIDNSNYEREKYYTVKEILSPEILILNNGLKIRLLGIKEKPDKNGEAVKFLKEKTKGQKVFIRFDEIKYDEQNNLLCYLYLQNKTFLNAHLIKNGLADVDNALNYKYKSKFLNLRDILIKES, encoded by the coding sequence ATGGGGACCTGGCATAAGATAATCATTGGCGATGCAAGATGGATGAAAGAAGTTCCCGATGAATCCGTCCATCTTATTATCACATCACCTCCTTACTGGCAGTTAAAGGATTACGGTAATGGAAAGCAAATAGGATTTAATGATACTTATGAAGAATATATAAATAACCTTAACCTTGTCTGGAGTGAATGCCGCAGAGTTCTTCATAAAGGTTGCCGTTTGTGTATTAACATTGGAGACCAGTTTGCCCGTTCGGTTTATTATGGAAGATATAAGGTTATTCCGATCAGGACAGAAATCATCAAATTTTGTGAGAGCGCAGGATTTGATTATATGGGCGCAATTATCTGGCAGAAGGTTACTACCTGTCATACAACTGGCGGAGCAACAGTAATGGGTTCTTATCCTTACCCAAGGAATGGGATTCTTAAATTAGACTATGAATTTATTTTGATTTTTAAGAAATACGGTAGTCCTCCAAAGGTAAGTAAAGAAATAAAAGAAAAGTCAAAATTGACCGATGAAGAATGGAATCAATATTTTACCGGACACTGGAATTTTCCTGGAGAAAAGCAGGATAAACATCTTGCAATGTTTCCGGAGGAATTACCAAGACGTCTTATCAAAATGTTCAGTTTTGTCGGAGATACTATACTTGACCCTTTTCTTGGAAGCGGTACGACATCTTTAGCAGCAAGAAAACTGAATAGGAATTCTATCGGATATGAAATAAACGAAGATTTTTTACCCATTATAAAAGAGAAACTTGGCATAAATCAAAAAACAATGTTTGAGGACGCAACTTTTGAAATAATAAAGCAAAAAGAAATAAAAACAGATTTCAAAGAAGCGATCAAAAAATTACCATATATCTTTAAAGACCCTATTAAGTTTGATAAAAAGGTTGACCCTAAAAAGTTAAGATTCGGTTCAAAAATTGATAATTCCAATTACGAGCGTGAAAAATATTACACAGTGAAAGAAATACTTTCTCCAGAGATTTTAATTTTAAATAATGGGTTAAAAATCAGATTACTCGGGATTAAAGAAAAACCGGATAAAAATGGAGAGGCTGTTAAATTTTTGAAAGAGAAAACAAAGGGACAGAAGGTATTCATTAGATTTGATGAAATAAAATATGATGAGCAGAACAACTTACTTTGTTATCTTTATTTACAGAATAAAACTTTTTTAAATGCACATCTGATTAAGAATGGATTGGCTGATGTAGATAATGCGCTTAATTATAAGTATAAATCAAAGTTTTTAAACCTAAGAGACATACTAATCAAAGAATCTTAA
- a CDS encoding MjaI family restriction endonuclease, with the protein MKIKITIDEIRRYLDIETPEFPKYVAPLINLANQYAQGTRPRVVGQMSELIQEFEGKTLKEWEKWYLKKKPEAIKSATEKILQKLKELRNAMDKIDRATVEKWVRDLVILKTFAGLRFQEAILKKGAELKGTNYRLAEPDEESKGIDGYIGNIPISIKPHTYEAKAALPEHIDVKIIYYRKIDDGIEVDYGEIL; encoded by the coding sequence ATGAAGATAAAAATCACTATTGATGAAATCAGGAGATATCTGGATATTGAAACGCCTGAATTTCCAAAATATGTAGCGCCACTTATCAATTTAGCAAATCAATATGCACAAGGAACACGGCCGAGAGTGGTTGGTCAGATGAGTGAACTTATACAGGAGTTTGAAGGGAAAACATTGAAAGAATGGGAAAAGTGGTATTTAAAGAAAAAACCTGAAGCAATAAAAAGCGCTACAGAAAAAATATTACAGAAATTGAAAGAATTAAGAAATGCAATGGATAAGATAGACAGGGCAACCGTTGAGAAATGGGTAAGGGATTTAGTGATTTTAAAAACTTTTGCCGGGCTAAGATTTCAGGAAGCGATACTTAAGAAAGGTGCTGAGTTAAAAGGAACAAATTACCGTCTCGCTGAACCTGATGAAGAGTCAAAAGGAATAGATGGCTATATCGGAAACATTCCAATATCTATAAAACCCCATACCTATGAGGCGAAAGCAGCATTACCAGAACACATAGATGTCAAAATCATCTATTATAGAAAGATTGATGATGGAATTGAGGTGGATTATGGAGAAATATTGTAA
- a CDS encoding MGMT family protein, with amino-acid sequence MAYKRKSWKEKLEDRKNFPKVISFTSQMPCGKALAKWGAKPGDSVVLAPHIEVDEIMKIVPKGKVITIKEICEELAEKHKTKYCCSLIAGISIMTAANAAEEARMKGEKNITPYWRTLKVGGVLNEKFPGGAERQKELLEKEGHKVEKRGKKYFVVDFEKCLMRL; translated from the coding sequence ATGGCATATAAACGCAAATCGTGGAAGGAAAAGTTAGAGGATCGCAAAAATTTTCCAAAGGTTATTTCATTTACTTCCCAAATGCCCTGTGGCAAGGCATTGGCAAAATGGGGCGCAAAACCCGGGGATTCGGTTGTTCTTGCCCCACATATTGAAGTGGATGAAATTATGAAAATAGTTCCCAAAGGTAAAGTGATTACCATTAAAGAAATTTGTGAAGAACTTGCTGAAAAACACAAAACTAAATATTGTTGTTCCCTGATAGCAGGAATCAGTATTATGACCGCAGCAAATGCGGCAGAAGAAGCGAGAATGAAAGGAGAGAAGAATATCACGCCTTACTGGCGCACACTTAAAGTTGGTGGAGTGCTGAATGAAAAATTTCCGGGTGGGGCAGAGAGACAAAAGGAACTTCTGGAAAAAGAAGGGCATAAGGTAGAAAAGAGAGGCAAAAAATATTTTGTGGTTGACTTTGAAAAATGCCTGATGAGGTTATAG